A DNA window from Bradyrhizobium barranii subsp. barranii contains the following coding sequences:
- a CDS encoding MFS transporter, whose translation MHSADRPATRLATRLAFLVAGFGIACWAPLVPFAKTRLGVDDGVLGLLLLSLGIGSVVAMLLTGVMSARYGSKPIIIAGGLGLALVLPLLAIASSPATLALALFAFGAALGSIDVAMNIHAVEVERDAGRPLMSGFHALFSIGGFAGSALMTALLSLQLGALACTLICSVLMLVAMLAAWPRLLRSVQVQDGPLFVLPHGSVLLLALLAAITFLVEGAMLDWGALLVIGAGLVSEVQGGIGYIVFSIAMTAGRLGGDAVVARIGDRATLFWGSIIAIAGFVVLLRAPVAAVAIGGFLLIGLGASNLVPVLFRRAARQTVMPTGLAVAAITTAGYAGILIGPAGVGFVARLGGLPTAFWLLAALMCLVALSARMVTAEGRQTSRVEA comes from the coding sequence ATGCATTCTGCCGACCGGCCGGCAACGCGCCTCGCGACGCGGCTCGCCTTTCTCGTCGCGGGCTTCGGCATCGCATGCTGGGCGCCGCTAGTGCCGTTCGCAAAGACGCGGCTCGGCGTCGATGACGGCGTTCTTGGACTGCTCCTGCTCAGCCTCGGCATCGGCTCGGTCGTCGCGATGCTTCTGACCGGAGTCATGAGCGCGCGCTACGGCAGCAAGCCGATCATCATTGCGGGCGGGCTCGGTCTGGCGCTGGTGCTGCCCCTGCTGGCGATCGCGAGCTCGCCGGCAACGCTGGCGCTGGCCCTGTTCGCCTTCGGCGCCGCGCTCGGCTCCATCGACGTCGCCATGAACATCCACGCGGTCGAGGTGGAGCGCGACGCGGGCCGCCCGCTGATGTCTGGCTTCCACGCGCTGTTCAGCATCGGCGGCTTCGCGGGATCCGCCTTGATGACTGCGCTGCTCTCGTTGCAACTCGGCGCGCTCGCCTGCACGCTGATCTGCTCCGTGCTGATGCTGGTCGCGATGCTGGCGGCCTGGCCGCGCTTGCTTCGTTCGGTGCAGGTGCAGGACGGACCGCTCTTCGTGCTGCCGCATGGCTCCGTGCTCCTGCTGGCGCTGCTCGCCGCCATCACTTTCCTCGTCGAGGGCGCGATGCTCGATTGGGGCGCGCTGCTCGTCATCGGCGCCGGCCTCGTCTCGGAAGTGCAAGGCGGGATCGGCTACATCGTGTTCTCGATCGCGATGACCGCGGGGCGGCTCGGCGGCGACGCCGTCGTCGCACGCATCGGGGATCGCGCGACATTGTTCTGGGGGAGCATCATTGCGATCGCGGGCTTCGTAGTCCTGCTCAGGGCGCCCGTAGCGGCGGTCGCCATCGGCGGCTTCCTGCTGATCGGCCTCGGTGCATCGAACCTCGTGCCGGTGCTGTTCCGCCGGGCGGCCAGGCAGACCGTGATGCCCACGGGGCTCGCCGTCGCCGCCATCACGACCGCAGGCTACGCAGGCATCCTCATCGGTCCCGCCGGCGTCGGCTTCGTCGCACGGCTTGGCGGATTGCCGACAGCGTTCTGGCTGCTGGCCGCGCTGATGTGTCTCGTCGCGCTGTCGGCGCGCATGGTCACGGCGGAGGGCCGGCAGACGTCGCGCGTCGAGGCCTGA
- a CDS encoding Bug family tripartite tricarboxylate transporter substrate binding protein, which yields MASFSRRRFVHALSGAAALAAIPRSGQTADYPSRPIRLVLPYGAGGAGDQIGRPWVDKMSSLLGPTFVEYIGGAGGAIGAATVAREEPDGYSLLLGNGSTQVIIPLTSKNPGYSVDDFRAIYRLISTALVFAVHPSVPAADLRELIAYARDNPGKLSYGTPGIGTGNHLVGESFKQQAGALDIVHVPYRGISQATNDLAGGQISLVIGVMSDQLKQLGGAGKVRLLAVTSEKRLSGAPEIPTAVESGMPDLRYEGWFGIFAPRLTDDAIIDRIAHATLVAMADPPMQANYRAQGIEPDIDSSPDKFQRIIDATTASLAPVIKSIGLSNL from the coding sequence ATGGCTTCCTTCTCGCGGCGACGATTCGTCCATGCCCTATCGGGCGCAGCGGCGCTGGCGGCCATCCCGCGCAGCGGACAAACCGCTGACTATCCGTCTCGTCCCATTCGCCTCGTGCTTCCGTATGGAGCCGGCGGAGCGGGGGACCAGATCGGGCGTCCCTGGGTGGACAAGATGTCATCGCTGCTTGGGCCGACCTTCGTGGAATATATCGGCGGTGCGGGCGGCGCGATCGGGGCTGCGACGGTCGCGCGCGAGGAGCCCGACGGCTATTCGCTGCTGCTCGGCAATGGCAGCACGCAGGTCATCATTCCCCTGACCTCGAAAAATCCCGGCTATTCCGTCGACGATTTTCGCGCCATCTATCGCTTGATCAGCACCGCGCTGGTTTTCGCGGTCCATCCGTCGGTGCCTGCCGCGGATCTGCGTGAGCTGATCGCCTACGCTAGGGACAATCCGGGAAAACTGTCCTACGGGACACCAGGCATCGGCACTGGCAACCATCTGGTCGGCGAATCCTTCAAGCAGCAGGCCGGCGCGCTGGACATCGTCCACGTGCCGTATCGGGGCATTTCGCAGGCGACCAACGACCTCGCTGGTGGCCAGATATCGCTCGTCATCGGCGTCATGTCCGACCAGTTGAAGCAACTGGGCGGGGCCGGGAAGGTCAGGCTGCTGGCGGTCACCAGCGAAAAGCGGTTGAGCGGCGCGCCGGAGATTCCGACCGCGGTCGAATCCGGCATGCCGGATCTCCGCTATGAGGGCTGGTTCGGCATCTTCGCACCCAGGCTCACCGACGATGCGATCATCGACCGGATCGCGCATGCGACGCTGGTCGCGATGGCCGATCCGCCGATGCAGGCAAACTACCGTGCCCAGGGCATCGAGCCCGACATCGATTCGAGTCCCGACAAATTCCAGCGCATCATCGACGCGACGACGGCAAGCTTGGCGCCCGTGATCAAGTCGATCGGGCTGAGCAATTTGTGA